In Paraburkholderia bryophila, a single genomic region encodes these proteins:
- a CDS encoding DUF2169 family type VI secretion system accessory protein — MKIIKPTPLGILTRPYRAHGREHLGIAIPVMATLGATPQIVSESELWNTVGDELAGYTLDAAMPKSHAEFLVSANAYGKYCERGHRGDRANTCHVGIRFAGVEKQLHVSGERNWNGNTATAAKPFESLRIDWPHAYGGAGYADNPVGRGFSSAIGDDRNTPSLLPNIEYAANALTQRGQHAAPAALTPIAPSWPQRSALFGQLDEVWHEQDRPGFPRTMDRRYFNVAPLDQQLPAHTALPDGAAYAITRLHPEREVIAGVLPALRARSFIQRRQSKLLTEIAMRLTTAWFIPHRERVVMIFHGVAEIEAFDAHDIACLLIAAEASSQARSAEHYQRVFELRMDRQHGALHALRDSDLMPASTAASTPADSTRDNAGTPGDPSQGAWQRNLLNRARSLADEAALSAQHAGIPFPADAFATSPGPTHAPRLDDLAEFVQRQEQLASEQRAALDQTRQRIENEHAARCPPTAPRRGPPTLPHDNTPPVDPIDPVYSVQAGMADMAREATLKLRQAYRHAAHYQEAAPRLDANTAAARTIRNRVITLHANGESLAGLDLTGADLSGLSLRGALLSDAMLENADLTGADLTGATLSDAVLVRATLSRATLRGANLSRANLSLAHCDGTDFDEATLDGALFDRTQFHRCKLRRASVERARFSQCRFDSVDFREARLSDLAFIEQAFQHVDFSRAQIRKLALIQCTAEHVSFSEADIHGFACIDTSAAGIRFDRATLRQAGFLKDSVLDRADFSHATLSEVNFRQASAKGANFSHARIDQCDFSDACLHSANLQGVRIENGYLVRTDLRGARLAGADLIGGYLRGADLRGANLHEANLFRANLAEVLLDDVSRSGDGSQFDGAYLEQVVLHPLASPA; from the coding sequence ATGAAAATCATCAAACCCACGCCGCTCGGCATCCTGACGCGCCCCTACCGCGCGCACGGTCGCGAACACCTCGGCATCGCGATTCCGGTCATGGCGACGCTCGGCGCGACACCGCAAATCGTGAGCGAATCCGAATTGTGGAATACGGTTGGTGATGAACTGGCGGGCTATACGCTCGACGCGGCAATGCCCAAGTCGCACGCCGAGTTTCTGGTGTCCGCGAATGCCTACGGCAAGTATTGTGAACGCGGCCACCGCGGCGACCGCGCGAATACTTGCCACGTCGGCATCCGCTTCGCGGGCGTGGAAAAGCAATTGCACGTATCAGGCGAGCGCAACTGGAACGGCAATACAGCCACGGCGGCCAAACCGTTCGAATCGCTACGAATCGACTGGCCGCATGCCTACGGCGGTGCCGGTTATGCGGACAATCCCGTCGGCCGGGGATTCAGCAGCGCAATCGGCGACGACCGCAACACGCCGTCTCTACTGCCCAATATCGAATACGCGGCGAACGCGCTCACGCAGCGTGGGCAACACGCCGCCCCCGCCGCCTTGACGCCGATCGCGCCGAGTTGGCCGCAACGCAGCGCGCTCTTCGGTCAGTTAGACGAGGTGTGGCATGAGCAGGATCGCCCCGGCTTTCCTCGCACGATGGACCGTCGCTATTTCAACGTCGCACCGCTGGATCAGCAATTGCCGGCACACACGGCGCTGCCGGACGGCGCGGCCTATGCGATCACGCGCCTGCATCCCGAGCGCGAAGTGATCGCGGGCGTCTTGCCCGCGTTGCGTGCTCGCAGCTTTATCCAGCGTCGTCAGTCCAAGTTGCTGACTGAGATCGCGATGCGTCTGACGACCGCCTGGTTCATTCCCCATCGCGAGCGGGTGGTGATGATTTTTCACGGCGTCGCGGAAATCGAAGCGTTCGATGCTCATGACATCGCCTGTTTGCTGATCGCCGCCGAGGCAAGCAGCCAAGCTCGATCAGCGGAGCACTATCAGCGTGTTTTCGAATTGCGTATGGACCGTCAGCATGGCGCGCTGCATGCATTGCGCGATAGCGACCTGATGCCCGCGTCGACAGCCGCGTCGACACCCGCCGACTCGACGCGCGACAACGCCGGCACGCCTGGCGATCCATCGCAAGGCGCATGGCAGCGCAACCTGTTAAACCGCGCGCGATCGCTCGCCGACGAAGCCGCCTTATCCGCGCAGCACGCAGGCATCCCGTTCCCCGCCGATGCGTTCGCAACATCGCCTGGCCCGACGCATGCACCGCGGCTCGACGATCTGGCCGAGTTCGTGCAGCGTCAGGAACAACTGGCGAGCGAACAGCGCGCCGCGCTCGACCAGACGCGGCAGCGTATCGAGAACGAACACGCCGCCCGCTGTCCGCCCACGGCGCCAAGACGCGGGCCGCCGACGCTGCCTCACGACAACACGCCGCCCGTCGATCCAATTGATCCCGTTTATTCCGTGCAAGCCGGAATGGCCGACATGGCACGCGAGGCGACCCTCAAACTACGCCAAGCCTACCGCCATGCCGCGCACTATCAGGAGGCCGCCCCCCGCCTCGACGCGAATACGGCTGCGGCTCGTACGATACGTAACCGCGTCATAACCCTGCATGCCAACGGCGAATCGCTCGCCGGTCTCGACCTGACCGGCGCCGATCTAAGCGGCCTGAGTTTGCGCGGCGCGCTGCTGTCGGACGCAATGCTCGAAAACGCCGACCTCACCGGCGCCGATCTCACCGGCGCCACGTTGAGCGACGCGGTGCTTGTCCGCGCCACGCTCAGCCGCGCCACCTTACGCGGTGCGAATCTAAGCCGCGCCAACCTCTCGCTGGCGCACTGCGACGGCACCGATTTCGACGAAGCAACGCTCGACGGCGCTCTGTTCGACCGCACTCAATTTCACCGATGCAAGCTGCGCCGCGCATCGGTCGAACGAGCCCGCTTCAGTCAGTGTCGTTTCGATTCCGTCGATTTCCGCGAGGCCAGGCTGAGCGATCTGGCGTTCATCGAGCAGGCTTTTCAGCACGTCGACTTCAGCCGCGCGCAAATCCGCAAGCTGGCGTTGATCCAGTGCACGGCCGAGCACGTCAGTTTTTCCGAGGCCGACATTCACGGCTTTGCCTGCATCGACACCTCGGCGGCCGGTATCCGTTTCGATCGCGCCACGTTGCGCCAGGCCGGCTTCCTGAAAGACAGCGTGCTGGATCGCGCCGACTTCTCGCACGCCACGCTCAGCGAGGTGAACTTCCGTCAAGCCAGCGCGAAGGGCGCCAATTTCAGCCATGCGAGGATCGACCAATGCGACTTCTCCGATGCTTGCCTGCACAGCGCCAATCTGCAAGGCGTGCGGATCGAGAACGGCTACCTGGTGCGCACCGATCTGCGCGGCGCGAGGCTGGCAGGCGCGGACTTGATCGGCGGCTATCTGCGGGGTGCCGATCTGCGCGGCGCAAACCTGCACGAAGCGAATCTGTTTCGCGCCAATCTCGCCGAAGTTTTGCTGGATGACGTTTCACGGAGCGGCGACGGCTCGCAATTCGACGGCGCTTACCTGGAGCAGGTCGTGCTCCACCCGTTGGCGAGTCCGGCATGA
- a CDS encoding type VI secretion system Vgr family protein, producing the protein MNHIVTAHTPLDPAMLAFRSLTGAERLSSLYEFQVELVSPSASLDMNALLGKPLSLDIVTSAGALRHLGGQIARCAFSGRETGTVRSYVYTATLRPWLWYLTQSTDCRIFQNLSVVEILRQVFGKYRFQVDERLLTAYRRWDYCVQYEESDFAFVSRLMEQEGIYYFFRHEADQQVLVLADDLSAHDPLPGHATLPWLAADRLALPTEEGVHTWHPAVELSPGAYTVDDYDFRKPQADLSQMRARPLSAEHGGYAKYQWRGGYIETDQGEHYARVRLEAEQAAHARIQAHTRLRAIAPGYLFTLQGCPRQVENRACLIVGVSYRLQESGYATGSGTARYEFDFIAQPASLPYRAPSVTAVPRATGPQTAVVVGPAGHELWTDQYGRVKLQFRWDRYGAHDENSSCWVRVSSAWAGAQFGGIHVPRIGQEVVVDFLNGELDRPLVTGRVYNADQMPPFSLPEAATQSGFVTRTPGGTRANANMLSFEDKRGVEKISLHAERDYALSVENDAMHDVGGDKTESVANNTSTSVGGSSSISVKGDSTSITLGTSRSFTAHQISVLGTGLSMTGASAGVTGSAMAANGSWVGANGSSVTTTGTSVSSTGSSVSSTGSSVSSTGSSVSATGVSYSTVGLSVTF; encoded by the coding sequence ATGAACCACATCGTCACCGCACACACGCCGCTCGATCCGGCCATGCTCGCGTTCCGTTCGCTGACCGGCGCGGAAAGGCTGTCGTCGCTGTATGAGTTTCAGGTGGAACTGGTGAGCCCTTCCGCGTCGCTCGATATGAATGCGCTGCTCGGCAAGCCGCTCTCGCTGGATATCGTCACGAGCGCCGGTGCGCTGCGCCATCTCGGCGGACAGATCGCGCGCTGCGCATTCAGCGGCCGCGAAACCGGCACGGTGCGCAGCTATGTCTATACGGCCACGCTACGTCCGTGGCTCTGGTATCTCACGCAGAGCACGGATTGCCGGATCTTCCAGAACCTGTCGGTCGTGGAGATTCTGCGGCAGGTATTCGGCAAATACCGTTTCCAGGTCGACGAACGTCTGCTGACCGCGTATCGCAGATGGGACTACTGCGTGCAGTACGAGGAGAGCGATTTTGCGTTCGTCAGCCGATTGATGGAGCAGGAAGGCATCTACTACTTTTTCCGTCATGAAGCGGACCAGCAGGTGCTGGTGCTGGCCGACGACCTCAGCGCGCACGATCCGCTGCCAGGCCATGCGACGCTGCCCTGGCTCGCCGCAGACCGCCTCGCGCTGCCCACCGAAGAAGGCGTCCACACGTGGCATCCAGCGGTCGAACTGAGCCCCGGCGCCTATACCGTCGACGACTACGACTTCCGCAAACCGCAAGCCGATCTGTCGCAGATGCGCGCCAGGCCGTTGAGCGCCGAGCACGGCGGATACGCGAAATACCAATGGCGCGGCGGCTATATCGAAACCGATCAGGGCGAACACTACGCACGTGTACGCCTTGAAGCGGAACAGGCTGCGCACGCGCGCATTCAGGCGCATACGCGTTTGCGTGCGATCGCGCCGGGCTACCTGTTCACGTTGCAAGGCTGTCCGCGGCAGGTGGAAAACCGCGCCTGCCTGATAGTCGGCGTGAGCTATCGACTGCAGGAAAGCGGCTACGCAACCGGCAGCGGCACAGCCCGCTACGAATTCGATTTCATCGCACAACCCGCGTCGCTGCCGTATCGCGCGCCGAGCGTGACGGCTGTGCCAAGGGCGACCGGTCCGCAAACCGCCGTGGTGGTCGGACCAGCCGGCCACGAACTGTGGACCGATCAATACGGCCGCGTGAAATTGCAGTTTCGCTGGGACCGTTACGGCGCGCACGACGAAAACAGTTCGTGCTGGGTGCGCGTGTCCAGCGCATGGGCCGGCGCACAATTCGGCGGCATTCACGTGCCGCGAATCGGTCAGGAGGTCGTGGTCGATTTTCTGAACGGCGAACTCGACCGGCCGCTCGTCACCGGCCGCGTCTACAACGCCGATCAGATGCCGCCTTTCAGCCTGCCGGAAGCCGCGACGCAAAGCGGCTTCGTCACGCGCACACCCGGCGGCACCCGCGCGAACGCCAACATGCTGAGTTTCGAAGACAAGCGCGGGGTGGAAAAGATCAGCTTGCATGCGGAGCGCGACTACGCGCTGTCGGTGGAAAACGACGCGATGCACGACGTCGGCGGCGACAAAACCGAATCGGTCGCGAACAACACGTCGACCTCCGTCGGCGGCAGTTCATCCATCTCGGTCAAGGGCGATTCGACCTCGATCACGCTCGGCACGTCCCGCTCGTTTACGGCGCACCAGATCAGCGTGCTCGGCACTGGACTCAGCATGACCGGAGCGAGCGCGGGCGTGACCGGTTCGGCCATGGCCGCAAACGGTTCGTGGGTCGGCGCGAATGGCTCGAGCGTCACCACGACGGGGACGTCGGTTTCCTCCACCGGTTCATCGGTTTCCTCTACCGGCTCTTCGGTCAGTAGCACCGGTTCGAGCGTCAGTGCGACCGGCGTGTCGTACAGCACCGTCGGCCTGTCGGTCACGTTCTGA
- the tssG gene encoding type VI secretion system baseplate subunit TssG, translating into MNGAAHPSLQRFWQQVANTPHAYDLYALLRWLDARAGMPARLGYAAHPDDEPLRIGQQPSLVFAPAALASATLANEGAPPRVSIYGFGLFGPNGPLPLHLTEYARDRARNHDDPALTAFADLFHHRLTLLFYRAWADAQATVSLDRGAGARFDAYVASLIHLGLPSQTPRGGLPAHAGHFMAGHLVRQTRNPAGLQQILQVYLGVPVTIVEFVPSWIPVEASQRTRLRGSAPTRKLGGGALLGIAVRGVQSKFELRLGPLSRAQFSALLPRTPRARQVAQWVRLYGGVEWAWDLRLVLAADQVSGATLGGDSPHSPPLGWGSWLGTRAGAASNANTNTDADDFVYQPERYEQETATY; encoded by the coding sequence ATGAACGGCGCAGCTCATCCGTCGCTGCAGCGCTTCTGGCAGCAAGTCGCCAACACGCCGCACGCGTACGACCTCTACGCGCTGTTGCGCTGGCTCGACGCCCGAGCCGGCATGCCGGCGCGGCTCGGATACGCGGCTCATCCGGACGACGAGCCGCTGCGCATCGGCCAGCAGCCGTCACTCGTGTTCGCGCCCGCCGCGCTTGCGAGCGCGACGCTGGCAAATGAAGGCGCGCCGCCGCGCGTGTCGATCTATGGCTTCGGCCTGTTCGGCCCCAACGGTCCGCTGCCGCTTCATTTGACCGAATACGCGCGCGACCGGGCGCGCAATCACGACGACCCTGCGCTGACGGCGTTCGCGGATCTGTTTCATCACCGGTTGACGCTGCTGTTCTACCGCGCATGGGCCGACGCACAAGCTACCGTGAGCCTCGACCGCGGCGCGGGCGCGCGCTTCGACGCTTATGTCGCGAGCCTGATTCATCTGGGGTTGCCCTCGCAGACTCCGCGTGGCGGCCTGCCCGCTCACGCCGGCCATTTCATGGCCGGCCATCTGGTGCGGCAAACCCGCAATCCGGCGGGACTTCAGCAGATCCTGCAAGTGTATCTTGGCGTGCCGGTGACGATCGTCGAGTTTGTACCGAGCTGGATACCGGTCGAAGCATCGCAACGCACCCGGCTGCGCGGCAGCGCACCGACCCGCAAGCTGGGCGGCGGTGCGTTGCTCGGCATCGCGGTGCGCGGCGTGCAATCGAAATTCGAGCTCAGGCTGGGCCCGTTATCGCGCGCGCAGTTTTCAGCGCTCTTGCCGCGCACGCCGCGCGCGCGCCAGGTGGCGCAGTGGGTGCGTCTGTACGGCGGCGTCGAATGGGCGTGGGACCTGCGGCTGGTTCTGGCCGCTGACCAGGTGAGCGGTGCCACGTTGGGCGGCGATAGCCCGCACAGCCCGCCATTGGGCTGGGGCAGTTGGCTCGGCACCCGCGCGGGCGCTGCCTCCAACGCCAACACCAACACCGACGCCGACGATTTCGTCTACCAACCCGAACGATACGAACAGGAAACCGCCACCTACTGA
- the tssF gene encoding type VI secretion system baseplate subunit TssF: protein MDARLLDYYNRELAYLRELGAEFAEAFPNTAGHLGMHSTSVRDPYVERLLEGFSFLTARIQLKMDAEFPRFSQRLLDVVYPNYLAPLPSMAIVAVQPNLREGSLHDGYTLPAGTPLRAHLSQGEQTACDFRTAHALTLWPLRVTEVRLRGAPTELPLSRLNVQGEVRAALHVRFEVCGADSVSQLPLDALTFFLSGAENQALPLLELMLAHCVGVVCSDGTQTANRCSLLDSEALHHEGFDATQALLPYGARSFQGYRLLHEYFAFPARFLFFSIRHLRPALRKIEGTTFSLTILLDKTAPELERSVDTRSLALFCTPVINLFPKRTDRIAVTLQRHEHHLVVDRTRPLDHEIHTVEKVTGHLQSAGSHCEFRPFYGTFSGDAPTGHGRYFSVRREPRLGKAARGLAHGNASTAYSGSEVFLSLVDQNDAPFSDDLRQLSVEALCTNRDLAPLIPLTGNSDFSLRISAPVSAIKVLRGPTPPRPALADSDITWRLISHLGLNYLTLTDLDGGEGAQVLRELLELYAGAAQADVMPQIQGLRSVQVQPVYRQLPQPGPLMFGRGVAVSLMLDELTFAGASPYLFGAVLEQFFARHVSLNSFSELAVATLQRGEINRWAPRVGCRPIA from the coding sequence ATGGACGCACGCCTGCTCGACTACTACAACCGCGAACTCGCCTACCTGCGCGAACTCGGCGCCGAGTTCGCCGAAGCGTTTCCGAACACAGCCGGCCATCTCGGCATGCACAGCACGTCCGTGCGGGACCCGTATGTCGAGCGGCTACTGGAAGGTTTCAGCTTTCTGACCGCACGCATCCAGTTGAAGATGGATGCTGAATTTCCGCGCTTTTCGCAGCGGCTGCTGGACGTCGTCTACCCGAACTACCTGGCGCCGTTGCCGTCGATGGCGATCGTCGCCGTGCAGCCCAATCTGCGTGAAGGCAGCCTGCATGACGGCTACACGTTGCCGGCCGGTACACCGCTGCGTGCTCATCTCAGCCAAGGGGAACAGACCGCCTGCGACTTTCGCACGGCTCACGCGCTGACGCTTTGGCCGCTACGCGTGACGGAGGTCAGGCTGCGCGGCGCGCCTACCGAGTTACCGCTGTCACGACTCAACGTTCAAGGCGAAGTACGCGCCGCGTTGCACGTACGGTTTGAAGTCTGCGGCGCCGACAGTGTGAGCCAATTGCCGCTCGACGCCTTGACGTTTTTTCTTAGCGGCGCGGAAAACCAGGCGTTGCCCTTGCTGGAACTAATGCTCGCACACTGCGTCGGCGTGGTCTGCAGTGACGGCACGCAGACCGCAAACCGTTGCTCGCTGCTCGACAGCGAAGCCCTCCATCACGAAGGATTCGACGCGACCCAGGCGCTCTTGCCCTACGGAGCACGCTCGTTCCAGGGCTATCGGCTGCTACATGAGTACTTCGCGTTCCCGGCACGCTTCCTGTTTTTTAGCATCAGGCATCTGCGCCCCGCGTTGCGCAAGATCGAAGGCACGACGTTTTCGCTGACCATCCTGCTCGACAAGACGGCGCCCGAACTCGAGCGCTCGGTCGACACCCGCAGTCTTGCGCTGTTCTGCACGCCGGTCATCAATCTGTTTCCGAAACGCACGGACCGCATCGCGGTCACGCTGCAACGCCACGAACATCATCTGGTGGTGGACCGTACGAGGCCGCTCGACCACGAGATCCATACCGTCGAGAAAGTGACCGGGCACCTGCAGTCCGCCGGCAGTCACTGCGAGTTCCGGCCGTTCTACGGCACGTTTTCCGGCGACGCGCCCACCGGCCATGGCCGCTATTTCTCGGTCCGTCGCGAACCTCGCCTCGGCAAAGCCGCGCGCGGACTGGCACACGGCAACGCGTCGACTGCCTATAGCGGCAGCGAAGTGTTCCTGTCGTTGGTCGACCAGAACGATGCGCCGTTTTCCGACGATCTGCGCCAGTTGTCGGTGGAAGCGCTCTGCACCAATCGCGACCTCGCGCCGCTGATTCCGCTCACCGGCAACAGCGATTTCAGCTTGCGTATTTCCGCACCCGTCAGCGCTATCAAGGTGCTGCGCGGACCCACGCCGCCGCGTCCGGCGCTTGCCGATAGCGACATCACCTGGCGCCTGATCAGTCACCTCGGTCTCAACTATCTGACGCTGACCGATCTCGACGGCGGCGAAGGCGCACAAGTGCTGCGCGAGTTGCTCGAACTTTATGCGGGCGCCGCGCAAGCCGATGTGATGCCGCAGATCCAGGGGCTGCGCAGCGTTCAGGTCCAACCCGTGTACCGTCAGTTGCCGCAGCCGGGTCCGCTGATGTTCGGCCGCGGCGTAGCCGTTTCGTTAATGCTCGACGAACTGACGTTTGCCGGCGCCAGTCCCTATCTGTTCGGCGCGGTGCTGGAGCAGTTCTTCGCCCGCCATGTGTCGCTGAACAGCTTCAGCGAACTCGCCGTGGCAACGCTGCAGCGCGGTGAAATCAACCGGTGGGCGCCGCGTGTCGGCTGCCGCCCGATCGCATGA
- the tssE gene encoding type VI secretion system baseplate subunit TssE, which yields MNEPSFLREPRDSAAPRRGPRFDVQPMLLDRLTVHRSPASNEPGGRHAPSHTALRTALRESILRDLGWLLNSVPPDVMDNLDAYPHVRSSAINFGMNALAGSCSPVSGWTHIEGAIREAITQFEPRILADSIEVRCVGGSNAVRPGHMLLLEISGQLWAGDAPQAFVLRSQIDLENGRVTLHSPGIV from the coding sequence GTGAACGAGCCTTCTTTCTTGCGCGAGCCGCGGGATTCCGCGGCGCCGCGCCGTGGGCCGCGCTTCGACGTTCAGCCCATGCTGCTGGATCGTCTGACGGTCCACCGTTCGCCCGCATCGAACGAGCCGGGCGGACGCCACGCGCCGTCGCATACGGCGTTGCGCACGGCATTGCGCGAATCGATTCTGCGCGATCTTGGCTGGCTCCTGAACAGTGTCCCGCCTGACGTGATGGACAACCTCGACGCCTATCCGCACGTACGCAGCTCGGCGATCAATTTCGGCATGAACGCATTGGCCGGCTCGTGCTCACCGGTCAGCGGTTGGACTCACATCGAAGGCGCGATTCGCGAAGCGATCACGCAGTTCGAGCCGCGCATTCTGGCCGACAGCATCGAAGTGCGATGCGTCGGCGGATCGAACGCGGTTCGGCCGGGCCACATGCTGCTGCTGGAGATCAGCGGACAGTTGTGGGCGGGCGACGCGCCGCAAGCGTTTGTACTGCGTTCGCAAATCGACCTCGAGAACGGCCGCGTCACCTTGCACTCGCCAGGTATCGTGTAA
- a CDS encoding Hcp family type VI secretion system effector, whose product MSVDMYMRVDGVTGESKDANHKGWIDIQSYSWGAAQPGNMATGSGGGIGKASFQDLEVETFMDKAAPAILKYCANGRHLPQVEVSVCKAGGSQIEYLRITLSEVLVTSVLQGAAKTSEAVLVTYAFQAAKVKKQYWEQTDQGNRGGESVLAWDVKQNREV is encoded by the coding sequence ATGTCAGTGGATATGTACATGCGGGTAGACGGCGTCACCGGCGAATCGAAAGACGCCAACCATAAAGGGTGGATCGACATCCAGTCCTATTCGTGGGGCGCGGCGCAGCCCGGCAATATGGCGACGGGAAGTGGCGGCGGTATCGGCAAAGCCAGTTTCCAGGATCTGGAGGTCGAAACCTTCATGGACAAAGCCGCGCCGGCGATCCTCAAGTACTGCGCCAACGGCAGGCACTTGCCGCAGGTCGAAGTCTCGGTGTGCAAAGCAGGCGGTTCGCAGATCGAGTATCTGCGAATCACACTCTCCGAGGTGCTGGTCACGTCCGTCCTGCAGGGCGCCGCGAAAACGTCCGAGGCGGTGCTGGTGACTTACGCATTCCAGGCAGCCAAGGTGAAGAAACAGTATTGGGAGCAGACCGACCAGGGCAATCGCGGCGGCGAAAGCGTGCTCGCCTGGGACGTCAAGCAGAACCGCGAGGTTTAA
- the tssC gene encoding type VI secretion system contractile sheath large subunit, whose amino-acid sequence MTQQSANPAFTAEHFSAVLMREFNPRTEQTQQAIDSAVRTLALQALENAVVMSDDAYQTIQTVIAEIDRKLSQQINTIIHHPDFQQLESAWRGLHYLVNHSETDELLKIRCMPISKTELSRMLKRHKGVAWDQSPLFKKVYEEEYGQFGGEPLGCLVGDYYFDHSPPDVETLGEIARIAAAAHCPFITGASPAVMQMASWQELSNPRDLSKIFQNSEYAAWRHLRESDDSRYLGLTMPRFLARLPYGARENPVDAFDFEEDTEGANHERYTWINSAYAMAANINRSFKYYGWCTSIRGVESGGTVQDLPTHTFPTDDGGVDIKCPTEIAISDRREAELAKNGFMPFVHRKNSNCATFIGAQSLQRPAEYHDATATDNAQLAARLPYLFACCRFAHYLKCIVRDKIGSFRERGDMEAWLNNWIMNYVDGDPVNSSQDTKARKPLAAAQIVVEDLDDNPGYYSAKFFLRPHYQLEGLTVSLRLVSKLPALKDSATSAQRF is encoded by the coding sequence ATCACCCAGCAATCGGCCAACCCGGCGTTCACGGCCGAACATTTTTCAGCCGTACTGATGAGGGAATTCAATCCGCGCACCGAGCAAACGCAGCAGGCCATTGACAGCGCGGTCAGAACGCTCGCGCTGCAGGCGCTGGAAAACGCAGTCGTCATGTCGGATGACGCGTATCAGACGATCCAGACGGTGATAGCCGAAATCGATCGCAAGCTGTCACAGCAGATCAACACGATCATTCATCACCCCGATTTCCAGCAGCTCGAATCAGCGTGGCGCGGACTGCACTATCTGGTCAACCACAGCGAAACGGACGAATTGCTGAAGATCCGCTGCATGCCGATCAGCAAGACGGAACTGAGCCGTATGCTGAAACGGCACAAGGGCGTCGCGTGGGATCAAAGCCCACTGTTCAAGAAGGTCTACGAGGAAGAATACGGCCAGTTCGGCGGCGAACCGCTCGGCTGCCTGGTCGGTGACTACTACTTCGATCACAGCCCGCCGGACGTCGAAACGCTCGGCGAAATTGCCAGGATCGCCGCCGCCGCGCACTGCCCGTTCATTACCGGCGCCTCGCCCGCGGTCATGCAAATGGCGTCGTGGCAAGAGCTGTCGAATCCGCGCGACCTCAGCAAGATTTTTCAGAATAGCGAATACGCCGCGTGGCGCCATTTGCGTGAGTCGGACGATTCGCGTTATCTCGGCCTGACCATGCCGCGTTTTCTCGCGCGCCTGCCATATGGTGCACGCGAGAATCCGGTCGACGCCTTCGACTTCGAGGAAGACACGGAAGGTGCCAATCACGAGCGCTACACGTGGATCAACTCCGCGTACGCGATGGCGGCCAACATCAATCGCTCGTTCAAGTATTACGGCTGGTGCACGTCGATTCGCGGCGTCGAATCGGGCGGCACGGTGCAGGATCTGCCCACCCACACGTTTCCCACCGACGACGGCGGCGTCGACATCAAGTGTCCGACTGAAATCGCCATCAGCGACCGGCGCGAGGCGGAACTCGCCAAAAACGGCTTCATGCCGTTCGTGCATCGCAAGAACTCCAATTGCGCAACGTTCATCGGTGCCCAATCGCTGCAACGGCCAGCCGAATACCACGACGCCACCGCTACCGACAACGCGCAACTGGCCGCGCGCCTGCCCTATCTGTTCGCGTGCTGCCGCTTTGCGCATTACCTGAAGTGCATCGTGCGCGACAAGATCGGTTCGTTCAGGGAACGCGGCGATATGGAGGCGTGGTTGAACAACTGGATCATGAATTACGTCGACGGCGACCCGGTCAACTCGTCGCAGGACACCAAGGCAAGAAAACCGCTGGCGGCGGCCCAAATCGTGGTTGAGGACCTGGACGACAACCCCGGCTACTACAGCGCCAAATTTTTCTTGCGTCCGCACTATCAACTCGAAGGCCTCACCGTGTCATTGCGGCTGGTGTCGAAGTTGCCGGCGCTGAAAGATAGCGCGACATCAGCGCAACGGTTCTAA
- the tssB gene encoding type VI secretion system contractile sheath small subunit: MIHSNALKAKATGQKFIARNRAPRVQIEYDVEVYGSERKVEIPFVMGVIADLAGKSARPLPGFEERKFMEIDVDNFDERLKSVQPRVALQVSNDIAGQGMLAAELTFECMADFSPARIARQVPALDQLLQARSQLSNLLSYMDGKSGAEALLTEALKNPALLKALAGPSAPAETKISDLDTAVETADRETHGHRA; encoded by the coding sequence ATGATCCATTCGAACGCATTGAAAGCAAAAGCGACCGGGCAGAAATTCATCGCGCGAAATCGGGCGCCGCGCGTGCAGATCGAATACGACGTCGAGGTGTATGGCAGCGAGCGCAAAGTGGAAATTCCATTCGTGATGGGTGTCATCGCCGATCTTGCCGGCAAATCTGCCCGCCCTCTGCCCGGTTTCGAAGAACGTAAATTCATGGAAATCGACGTCGACAACTTCGACGAACGGCTGAAGTCGGTCCAGCCTCGCGTGGCACTTCAAGTGTCGAACGACATTGCCGGCCAGGGCATGCTCGCCGCCGAACTCACCTTCGAATGCATGGCGGATTTCTCGCCGGCCAGGATCGCGCGCCAGGTGCCCGCACTCGACCAGTTGCTGCAGGCGCGCTCGCAATTGTCGAACCTGCTGTCCTATATGGACGGCAAAAGCGGTGCGGAAGCGTTGCTCACCGAGGCGTTGAAGAACCCCGCGTTGCTGAAAGCGCTTGCCGGTCCATCGGCCCCCGCCGAAACAAAAATAAGCGACCTGGACACCGCCGTCGAGACGGCGGACAGGGAAACGCACGGCCACCGTGCATGA